The genomic region TGACAGGATTTCCCCGCACATGGCAATGACAACTACGGTAGAAATGAAGCGGGGCATGTAAGAAATGGTCTGCACGGCTTTCTTGAAGAACCTGTTTCTGATTTCGTTGAGCAAGAGTGCAAAGATTATCGGAATGGGGAAGTTGATGACCAGATTGAGCAGGCTCAGAACCAAAGTGTTCTTGAAGGCATTCCAGAAAGCAGGATCTTTGAAGAATAGCCTGAAGTAACGCAAACCTACCCATTCAGTACCGAAAGGACTCATGCCAGGTCTGTATCGTCTGAATGCCAGTACGTTGCCGAACATCGGCAGATATTTGAAGATGATGAAATAAAGCAAAGGCAGGACCATCATTGCATAGAGCTGCCAATATTTCATGAAGTATTTTTTGTTAAATTTGTGTTTTGATATCATTTTGTCTTTTGCCATGTGGTTGCCGGAACTGTAAATAGAATATGAAATGGTAAGAAAAGCCAAGGATAGTCTTTCAGGCTATCCTTGGCTGAGATATGTAAGAGGTCAGAGATTCTTATTGTAGATATCGCAGAACTTTTCAATACCAAGGGATTTCATTTCGGCGACATAAGTGTTCCAATCCTTGTCGATGGATTTTGCCCCTGTAAGGAATGCATCATTCCATCTTTCCCAAGCATCTGAAAGCGGTGTCTGATACAGACCAGCTTCTTCGCTTGCTGCATCATCAAACTTCGGAGTCGGAGGAATTGACTGGATGACATCTCCCATGTCTTCGACTTCTTTGTTGATCTGTGCATAGTTTGCATCATATTTGGTCATTTCACGTTTGTTGATCCAAACCTGCTGTGTTACGTCACTTCCACATCCGTAGGTAGTCTGGAGATACTTGTATATGCCTTCTGGAGAATTCTTTGCAGCATCGACGAACTGTACATTGCCATTTGCATCTTCGTCATAGGTTATGCCCTTGACACCCAGACACCACATCTTGGCATTGTCAGCAGAATAGAACATCTTGTCCACAGTCCGTACAATCTGCTCGAAATCCTTTCTCTTGCTTGTCTTGTAAGGGAACATGATACCTGCACCGGTCTTGCTCTTCGGCTGATGATGTGCACCGGCAGGACCTGCAAGGGCAGGATACATCTGAAGCTTGAAACCGTCGATCGTCGAAGCGCCTTCGACACCACCGATCTGGTCATAATAGGCATAGGTTGCCATGGCCTTTCCAGTTGCAAGTTTCTGTGACCATTTGTCTCCATCAATCGGATCAGCCATTTCAGGATCAAGCAATCCTTCTGCGTACAGTTTGTGGAAGTAGGTGATATAAGCCTTATACTTGTCGCTTATAGCTCCAGGGAAGTATTTCTTTTCTTCATAGTTCCAGCTGAGTGTGTTGGTTCCGGAAGCACTGTTCTTGCCAAGTGAAATACCGAAAGAAGGCATTGTCATCCTGTACAGGACCCTTGGGCCGGCCAGTATGGTAAGCGGATATGAGTCGGGACTATGTTCCTTGAATACTTTCAGGACATGATAGAGATCATCAAAGGTCTTTGGAGCATCAAGTCCGTATTTCTCAAGCAGGTCTTCCCTGATGATAGGACCACCGTCATAGAACGGTACATCGTACAGGCTTGGAAGGTAGTAGAATTTTCCATCTTTCAGCCGTATCTTGTCTATTTCATCAGTCAGTCCCATTTCCTTTACTCTAGCATTGAAGTTCGGG from Spirochaetia bacterium harbors:
- a CDS encoding extracellular solute-binding protein encodes the protein MKKAFVMGMLLTACMLPAFANGTSESASQNTAGSKIKFSMYYSDNATLPFKSDWLTVKTADESANADVTWEIIPIADYQTKVSLALNTGTNAPDVILYQTTKGENSNLALNGAIVPISDYSDWTPNFNARVKEMGLTDEIDKIRLKDGKFYYLPSLYDVPFYDGGPIIREDLLEKYGLDAPKTFDDLYHVLKVFKEHSPDSYPLTILAGPRVLYRMTMPSFGISLGKNSASGTNTLSWNYEEKKYFPGAISDKYKAYITYFHKLYAEGLLDPEMADPIDGDKWSQKLATGKAMATYAYYDQIGGVEGASTIDGFKLQMYPALAGPAGAHHQPKSKTGAGIMFPYKTSKRKDFEQIVRTVDKMFYSADNAKMWCLGVKGITYDEDANGNVQFVDAAKNSPEGIYKYLQTTYGCGSDVTQQVWINKREMTKYDANYAQINKEVEDMGDVIQSIPPTPKFDDAASEEAGLYQTPLSDAWERWNDAFLTGAKSIDKDWNTYVAEMKSLGIEKFCDIYNKNL